The Mycosarcoma maydis chromosome 6, whole genome shotgun sequence genomic sequence ATCCTGTTCATCAGTCTGACTGAAGCACTCCTTTCGGGCACGGGGGCTGTCTTGAGAGCATACGCGACAACCGCCAAGGTGATgtggaatcgtgaattgcttTCGACTCTGACTTTGTCAGCAAAAAAGACGAATCGTTGCAAGCTCATAGCATACACAAGGAACGGACGACGAATTACTCGTCAttggcagcatcatcgactttggcagcagcagcgttggtACGCTTTGTCACGGCATCCTTAGCCTGAACCCCTGTGGCCTTGACCTTCTCTGTGACCTCCTTAGCCTTACCCTTAGCGGCGGTGGGAGCGTCCACCTTCTTGCCGTCCTTCGTGGTGACCTTGACCTTGCTGCCACCACCCAAAACACCACCGACCAGCCCGACGAGACCCAACAGACCGGCAAAAGCGGCTCCCAAACCACCTGCTACCTGAGGCATCTCCTTGATCGCTCCGATGGGATCCTGACGTGCACGGCCGATAAAGGTATTGACGTGCGATCGTACCTGACCGACGAATCCGGCGCCGTCTTCAGCCGCCTTGGCCGCGGTCTCCTTATCCTCctgacgctgctcgatcttgatcttctGATCAAAGGTCTCTGCGGCAAACGCTTTGGCCTGAGAGGGATCGTGACCAATGTAAATGTTGTCAAAGAGGATGTCTTCGTCCATAGTCCAAAGCTCGAAACCGACACCACCAATGGGGTTGAAATCGGCAGGAGACTTGTCCTCAAAGTAGTTGGGGTTGGCAATCGTGCGAGGCTCCCAGACACCCTTGTATTCTGGGTTGTCGATGAGCGGTGCTGTCCACTTGCCCTTGTACGCTGGGTTGCGGATCACAGGACGGACCCACTCGCCACATCCAGCCGCTGCCTCACACTTGGGGTTGGGAATGCTGGGAGCAAACCACTCgccgtcctcgtcgtcgtcccaCTCTTCGGGCTTCTGTGCGTCCGGGTCGGGAATGGTCAGCGGCTCGTCCTCGAGCCAGCCGTCAGGCTTGACAGCGTCTTGGTCCGGAATCTCGAGCGGTGCGTCCTCGTCCCAGTCTTCAGGCTTGGTGGCTTTAGGGTCAAAGATGCGCGCCTGATCGACCCAATCGGCGGGCTTTTCGTCTTCGGGATCATCAATCTCAGTAGGTGGGTTGACGGGAGGCTCAAAgtcctcgagcagcgagcccttcttcttggatTCGTTGTTGATGAAGATTTCGAACGACTGGTCCGgctggacgacgagcgtgtAGAGAGTCGAGGTTTTTGCGAGCTTGGGATAGGCGGGGTACTTGACATGCTTCTCCTCGAACTCGCCCGTCTTGGGATTCTTGTGACGGAAGATAAAGTGAACCTTGTTGGTCTGGCCGCACTTGTCGGGACCAAACATGATGGTGTATGGTGTCTTGTCCGAGAATTCGTCTGGGGTGACACCTGCCTCGGTGGCCGAGAGAAGCTTGATGTAGGCACCACCGCAACTGAGACCCTTTTGCAGCTTGACCTCGTACTGAACGACGAGCGGCTTGCCCTTGGGGTCGATGGGGCTGTCAAACAGATGCGAGATGGcatgctgcttggccttggaCTTGAGCACAAGaccagcatcgccagcgAGACCGGGGAACACCTCGGGCTCCTCTACGGACCAAACACCGTCATACTTGAACGCTTCCGTGTCGTCCTCCCTCTGGAATTTGGAAGCTTGCGAGGTCGACCATCGTTCGGACCAGTCAGAGGTAAACTGCTCGATNNNNNNNNNNNNNNNNNNNNNNNNNNNNNNNNNNNNNNNNNNNNNNNNNNNNNNNNNNNNNNNNNNNNNNNNNNNNNNNNNNNNNNNNNNNNNNNNNNNNCAAGGTTGAGGCTTCGGTATACGAGAGGCGAGAGGCAACAGGTTGGTGGACAGGAAGGgaagcaagaagagcaactGGGTAGAAAGCCGAAATAAACTAGCAAGGAGGACCGTGCTTTATCCGCGATTGGCGGCCAGGAAATAGCGCAGAGGCGGTGCTTTGCGCCAGTCAAGCGACGCACACAACCAGTCAAGAAACTCTTCAACTCAGACAACTGGTGATGTGGAAGCTTGAAATTAACACACGGCCGCTCCAACACCGTGCACGTTGgtccaatcacgaatcacaaatcacgaatcggcgCCCTTGATAGCACACGCTGTCGTTGGATCACCGCAGAAGAGAGTGGTCACACCGGCAGGATTCACGTACAGGTAAATCTGTTCGGAACTCGTTGGGATGTAGATTCAGGACTGTATGCTGGCTGTCTGCAGGAAGGGCCTTTGAGCGTACACAGAGGCATGCCGAGAGGCAGACCTGAGACGGTTTTTTTGGAGAAGCTATTGCGTAGTGACGCCTGTGCTCTGGAATGTTCGCTGCAAGCGTGACGGTgcgccattcacgattcacgttgACGTGGAACGTTGTCCATGGCCTGCCATTTACGATTTCAGGCTTTCACGTTTCTTTCTTCTTATCGGCCGTGAGCTATGATTTGATTTGGCGGATTTGTTGAATCTCATCTAGCTACATGAAAGATTAATTCGGCAATCGCGCTGCTCAGACATGAGAACGGCAgacaaagcacaaagcacaaaggcTGTGTTGTTTGATCGGAGCAGACACCGATGGGGGTAAGAAGTCGTGAGCGTGTGACTGAGCGGCGGACAGGCAGCTggaaaatcacgaatcacgaattcagGTCGATGCCTtctccactcgtgactctaTCTACTGTCGGGCCTCGGTCACGACTGCGTGCCCTACACGCTaaaccaacactcacgactcacgcactcagctgcagctcgccaacgacgagccTATCACACACCTTCCCCCTCGCACACCTTCACCACTTCTGTCGGCGTAGCATCCATCTTCAACTAATATCACCATCTCCCACGGACGTCAGCTTCTTTGCAAGAGTGAGTATAGCCTCTTTAACTTGGCCGCCTTCCCATCCATACACATCAGCGCCGCTAGTGCATCATTTGCGCTTCCACCTTTCGTCGCTTCATTGATCTTCTTTCGTCGGTTGCATTtgcactcgcactcgcattcgcattcgcatctGCGTCCGCGTCCATAACCACATTCAAAGGCTTGGACCATCGCTGACCACTCTGCTCTCGCACAATTGCCTTGTCCACGCCTTCGTACACAGTCGCGCCTCGCTTTCACGAATCCGATTACGAAGGAACGATACGACCCTGATCTTGATCCTCATCAGTGCTCCGCTCGTCATCTACAACGCACTCGACTCAAATCGTCTCCTCGCGCCTTCCGAGCCACTGTCATTGTACGCCCCCTCGCTAGCCTCCGTTCAgcgacacgcacacacacaccaTGGCGATGGACCAGTCGCTCATCAAGCTTGTCAACAAGCTCCAGGATGCTTTCAACAATGTCGGCATTCAGAACCCCATCGACTTGCCCCAAATTACAGTGCTTGGTTCTCAGTCCTCGGGCAAGTCAAGTGTGCTTGAAAACATTGTCGGCCGCGATTTCCTCCCGCGTGGTACCGGTATCGTGACCCGTCGTCCTCTCGTCCTCCAGCTCATCAACCGTCCAGCCACCTCCAAAGCCAACGACGAGGCAGCTCCAGCTGTCTCTTCAAAGGGCGCCAACAACCCGGATGAATGGGGAGAATTTCTCCATCTCCCTGGGGAAAAGTTCTTTGACTTTGACAAGATCCGCGAAGAAATCGTCCGCGACACTGAGCTTAAGACCGGCAGGAATGCCGGCATTTCGCCCCAGCCCATCAACCTCCGCATCTACAGCCCCAACGTGCTCACACTCACCCTTGTAGATCTGCCCGGTCTCACGAAGGTGCCCGTCGGAGACCAGCCCAGAGATATCGAGCGCCAGATCCGTGACACGGTGCTCAAGTTCATCTCGAAACCCAACGCCGTCATCCTTGCCGTCACTGCTGCCAACACCGATCTGGCCAACTCGGACGGTCTCAAGCTCGCGCGCGAAGTGGATCCAGAGGGAACCCGCACGGTCGGTGTGTTGACCAAGGTCGACCTCATGGACGCCGGCACCGATGTCGTCGACATTCTCGCCGGCCGTGTCATTCCGCTCCGACTCGGCTACGTACCCGTCGTCAACCGTGGCCAGCGCGACATTGATCAAAAGAAGCTCGTCAGCGCTGCTCTCACCGCAGAGAAGGAGTTCTTCGAGAACCATCCCAGCTATCGCAGCAAGGCTCAGTACTGCGGTACTCCCTTCCTCGCCCGCAAGCTCAACACCATTCTCATGCACCACATTCGCAACACGCTGCCCGacatcaagaacaagatCGGCTCGCAACTCGCCAAGTTCCAATCTGAACTTGCCTCTCTGGGTGGTCCCATGGGCGAATCCAACTCGGCTGGTGTCGTACTTCAGATCATCACCGAGTTTGCCAACGAGTTCCGCACCGTCATTGACGGCAACTCGAACGACCTCACTGTCAACGAGCTCGCAGGTGGTGCGCGAATCAGTTTTGTCTTCCACGAGCTCTACAGCAATGGCGTCAAGGCCATCGACCCCTTCGACATGGTCAAAGATACCGACATCCGCACCATCCTGTACAACTCATCCGGCTCCTCGCCTGCCCTCTTTGTTGGCACTACCGCCTTCGAGGTCATTGTCAAGCAGCAAATCAAGCGTCTCGAAGACCCCGCActccgctgctgctcgctcgtgtatgacgagctggtgcGCATCCTTGCCCAGCTCCTCGCCAAAAACGCCAGCTTCCGCCGCTTCCCTGCTCTGCGCGAACGCTTCAACACGGTTGTCATCCACTTTTTCAAAAAGTGCATGGCCCCccaccaccaagctcgtctcgaacTTTGTCGCCGCACAAGCGTTTATCTCACACGGNNNNNNNNNNNNNNNNNNNNNNNNNNNNNNNNNNNNNNNNNNNNNNNNNNNNNNNN encodes the following:
- a CDS encoding putative dynamin-like GTPase VPS1, with product MAMDQSLIKLVNKLQDAFNNVGIQNPIDLPQITVLGSQSSGKSSVLENIVGRDFLPRGTGIVTRRPLVLQLINRPATSKANDEAAPAVSSKGANNPDEWGEFLHLPGEKFFDFDKIREEIVRDTELKTGRNAGISPQPINLRIYSPNVLTLTLVDLPGLTKVPVGDQPRDIERQIRDTVLKFISKPNAVILAVTAANTDLANSDGLKLAREVDPEGTRTVGVLTKVDLMDAGTDVVDILAGRVIPLRLGYVPVVNRGQRDIDQKKLVSAALTAEKEFFENHPSYRSKAQYCGTPFLARKLNTILMHHIRNTLPDIKNKIGSQLAKFQSELASLGGPMGESNSAGVVLQIITEFANEFRTVIDGNSNDLTVNELAGGARISFVFHELYSNGVKAIDPFDMVKDTDIRTILYNSSGSSPALFVGTTAFEVIVKQQIKRLEDPALRCCSLVYDELVRILAQLLAKNASFRRFPALRERFNTVVIHFFKKCMAPHHQARLELCRRTSVYLTKKVNPHAVNNDKDLDVSLKNDSGFFGSFFQKGSQQNTQAVKAKKALMEAPPPSLKASGQFSQREQLETEVVKLLIQSYFNVVKVETISMVPKCIMLNLVTQSKEQMQKELLQEIYRPDVLEELMKESDHVVARRKECVKMISALETASEIIATV
- a CDS encoding putative calnexin, whose product is IEQFTSDWSERWSTSQASKFQREDDTEAFKYDGVWSVEEPEVFPGLAGDAGLVLKSKAKQHAISHLFDSPIDPKGKPLVVQYEVKLQKGLSCGGAYIKLLSATEAGVTPDEFSDKTPYTIMFGPDKCGQTNKVHFIFRHKNPKTGEFEEKHVKYPAYPKLAKTSTLYTLVVQPDQSFEIFINNESKKKGSLLEDFEPPVNPPTEIDDPEDEKPADWVDQARIFDPKATKPEDWDEDAPLEIPDQDAVKPDGWLEDEPLTIPDPDAQKPEEWDDDEDGEWFAPSIPNPKCEAAAGCGEWVRPVIRNPAYKGKWTAPLIDNPEYKGVWEPRTIANPNYFEDKSPADFNPIGGVGFELWTMDEDILFDNIYIGHDPSQAKAFAAETFDQKIKIEQRQEDKETAAKAAEDGAGFVGQVRSHVNTFIGRARQDPIGAIKEMPQVAGGLGAAFAGLLGLVGLVGGVLGGGSKVKVTTKDGKKVDAPTAAKGKAKEVTEKVKATGVQAKDAVTKRTNAAAAKVDDAANDE